One region of Oryza sativa Japonica Group chromosome 5, ASM3414082v1 genomic DNA includes:
- the LOC4337648 gene encoding uncharacterized protein, with translation MVVLHVRWAAASSSSSPPPPSSPEEEEMEFLHECAASTPVEDVAAALAGVAALQARLLSLCRSLRERGAAAAAAAGEVERAVAEAESYASKEQVRYNRFLSPRALREHIKNIEKTAVTALQESPEALCLQQKSSGDKLENVQLWWAGKELAMGKKLCDYIGVNDKTKIIIRLKHVPQSS, from the exons aTGGTGGTGCTCCACGTCAGGTGGGctgcagcctcctcctcctcctcgccgccgccaccgtcatcgccggaggaggaagagatggagTTCCTCCACGAgtgcgccgcctccacccccgTCGAGGACGTGGcggccgcgctcgccggcgtcgcggcaCTCCAGGCCCGCCTGCTCTCCCTCTGCCGCTCCCTTCGAG agaggggcgcggcggcggcagcagcggcgggtgAGGTCGagagggcggtggcggaggctgAATCCTACGCCTCCAAG GAGCAAGTGCGGTACAACAGATTCTTATCCCCTCGTGCTCTAAGGGAGCATATCAAGAACATCGAAAAGACAGCTGTTACCGCTCTACAGGAGTCTCCTGAAGCGTTGTGCCTGCAACAGAAATCATCAG GCGACAAGCTTGAGAATGTTCAACTTTGGTGGGCTGGAAAAGAGCTGGCCATGGGCAAGAAGTTATGTGACTATATTGGTGTTAATGACAAAACAAAG ATTATCATCAGGTTAAAGCATGTTCCTCAATCCTCATGA
- the LOC4337649 gene encoding probable membrane-associated kinase regulator 4, whose translation MARAPTMVIQEDYIDMDLTPTTTPLPPSSPRLCGGGGFREFEFHSSGAVVSKAFASPADELFYKGNLLPLHLPPRLQLVQKLLQEQQVQVQGTKKEVEDDDMVDMSKVCAAKKYSWSKRLKLMKRWTSREYIKSLFLATAKPTGIAVVGGGNGGGVMDQEELCGHRKSFSGIIRRVRLVATKAASASAPGTSPLCSTSSSSSSTPSCGNASRFFPAAPALKRSSSAGSSEEGAIQGAIAHCKRSQHQHLQQQRRSVSDVVFYSVTNTPRVSSVAAAAGGEVAQGERQEMCRG comes from the coding sequence ATGGCGAGGGCCCCCACAATGGTGATCCAAGAGGACTACATCGACATGGACCTCACCCCGACCACCACGCCGctgcccccctcctccccccgcctctgcggcggcggcggattccgGGAGTTCGAGTTCCACAGCTCGGGCGCCGTGGTCAGCAAGGCGTTCGCGTCGCCGGCCGACGAGCTGTTCTACAAGGGCaatctcctccccctccacctGCCGCCGCGGCTGCAGCTCGTGCAGAAGCTGCTCCAGGAGCAGCAGGTGCAGGTGCAGGGGACCAAgaaggaggttgaagacgacgaCATGGTTGACATGAGCAAGGTGTGTGCTGCCAAGAAGTACTCGTGgtccaagaggttgaagctgaTGAAGAGGTGGACGTCGAGGGAGTACATCAAGTCCCTCTTCTTGGCCACCGCCAAGCCGAccggcatcgccgtcgtcggcggcggcaatggtggcgGCGTGATGGATCAGGAAGAGCTCTGCGGCCACCGCAAGTCCTTCTCCGGCATCATCCGGCGGGTGCGGCTGGTGGCGAcgaaggcggcgtcggcgtcggcgccggggaCCTCGCCGCTGTGctcgacctcgtcgtcgtcgtcgtccacgccGTCCTGCGGCAACGCGAGCAGGTTCttcccggcggcgccggcgctgaaGCGGAGTAGCAGCGCCGGGTCGTCGGAGGAGGGCGCCATCCAGGGCGCCATTGCGCACTGCAAGAGGTCGCAGCACCAGCACCTACAGCAGCAGAGGAGAAGCGTCAGCGACGTGGTGTTCTACTCGGTAACCAACACGCCCAGGGTGTcatctgtcgccgccgccgccggcggcgaggtcgcccAGGGGGAGAGGCAGGAGATGTGCAGGGGATGA